GGCCGCCGCGCTGGCATCCGCAGAATTACCGAACGGCGACCGAGCAGATTCCGTTCTGGACCTTCCTGCGCAACTCGGTCGTCATCACGTCGGCGCTGGCTTTGGTGAAGTTCATGCTCGGCGTGCTCAGCGCGTTCGGCTTGGTGTTCGTGCGGTTTCCGGGCAAGAATGTGGTGTTCCTGGTGATCATCGCCGCGCTGATGGTGCCCAACCAGATCACCGTGATTTCCAATTATGCGCTGATCTCACAACTGGGTCTGCGCAACACTTTTCCCGGCATCATCTTGCCGCTGGCCGGTGTCGCTTTCGGAACATTCCTGATGCGCAACCACTTTCTGTCGCTGCCTCCCGAGATCATCGAAGCGGCCAGAATGGATGGGGCCCGCTGGTGGCAACTTCTCGTGCGGGTGGTGTTGCCGATGTCGGGGCCCACCATGGTGGCCTTCGGCATCATTACTGTGGTCAATGAGTGGAATGAGTACCTGTGGCCGTTCCTGATGTCTGACGACGAATCGGTGGCGCCCCTACCGGTGGGGCTGACCTTCCTCCAACAGGCCGAGGGCATCACCAAATGGGGTCCGGTGATGGCGGTGACGCTGCTGGCGATGTTGCCGATCCTGCTGATTTTCATTGTCCTGCAACGCCAAATGATCAAGGGTCTGACGTCAGGTGCGGTCAAGGGGTAACGGGCCATGGATCCGGTAAGCCGCCGACGGTTCCTCGCGCTGGCAAGTGCCGCTGCCGCGGGAGCGACGGCCGGGTGTGCGGGGATGGTTGGCAACGGGGGGGTGAAGTCGGGCTCCGGTCCAATCACCTTCTGGTCCTGTCATCCCGGCACATCCACCGCGGTGGAGAAGGAGTTGATCAATCGATTTCAGCGCCGCTTTCCGGACTTGCCGGTCAAGCTGATCGACGCCGGCAAGGACTACGAGGAAGTCGTGCAGAAGTTCAACGCGGCGCTGATCGGAACCGATGTGCCCGATGTCGTGTTGTTGGACGACATCTGGTGGTTCCATTTCGCCCTCAGCGGTGTCATCACCCCGCTGGAAGACCTGTTCGACGAGGTCGGGGTGGACACAAGCGATTACGTCGACTCACTGCTGGCCGACTACGAGTTCAACGGCCGGCATTACGCCTTGCCGTATGCCCGCTCGACACCGCTGTTCTACTACAACAAGGCGGTATGGGACCGCGTCGGCCTGCCGGACCGCGGGCCGCGAACCTGGCAAGAATTCGACGAGTGGGGCCCCCACCTGCAGCGTGCCGTCACCGCCGGCAACTGGGCACACGGCTGGGCCAACGACACGCTGATCTCCTGGACGTTCCAGGGGCCGAACTGGACATTCGGCGGTGCCTACTCTGACGAGTGGACGTTGCGGTTCACCGACCCGGCCACTATCGCGGCCGGCAACTTTTACCGGGATTCCATCCATCGCAAGGGGTATGCGGCGATCGCCAACGATATCAACAATGAGTTCGCCACCGGCATCGTGGCCTCGGCCCTGGCATCGACCGGCGCCTTAGTCGGTATCACCGCGGCGGCTCGCTTCAATTTCGGAGTGTCGCCACTGCCCACCGGTCCGGGTGGCGCGCCCGGCTGCCCTACCGGCGGGGCGGGGCTGGCGATTCCCACCAAGCTATCCCACGAACGAAAAGTTAACGCGCTCAAGTTCATCGAATTCATCACCAACCCGCGCAACACCGCGTATTTCAGCCAGCGGACCGGCTACTTGCCGGTGCGAAAGTCCGCCGTCGACGACCCGAGCGAGCAGCAATACCTGGCGGCCAATCCCCGCGCGCGAGTGGCACTGGATCAGCTTGTACACACCCGCCCGCAGGATTACGCACGCGTTTTCCTGCCCGGCGGTAACCGCATCATCTCCGCCCACCTGGAATCCATTGGGCTGAAAGGAGCCGACGTCGCGTCAACCTTCGCCAAAATCAACCAACAACTGACGGTCATCCTCGACCGCCAGATCAAGCGAAAGCTGCCCGGTCGTGGCTGACGTCCGGTATTCCGCAGTGACCCATCGCTATTCCGGCGCCGACGTGCCAGCCGTCGTCAACCTGGACCTCGATATTGCCGACGGCGAATTTCTGGTCCTCGTCGGCCCCTCCGGTTGCGGCAAGTCCACGGTCCTTCGGCTACTGGCCGGGCTGGAATCGGTCGAAAGCGGCCAGATCACTATCGGCGGTGTGGACGTGACGCATCTGCCGCCGCGGGAACGCGACGTCGCGATGGTTTTCCAGAACTATGCGCTGTACCCGAACATGACCGTGGCTGCCAACATGGGGTTTGCCCTGCGAAACGGCGGGAT
The nucleotide sequence above comes from Mycobacterium pseudokansasii. Encoded proteins:
- a CDS encoding carbohydrate ABC transporter permease; the protein is MSVVVVVIAGPLVFVFFTSFKDQPDIYSQPTNWWPPRWHPQNYRTATEQIPFWTFLRNSVVITSALALVKFMLGVLSAFGLVFVRFPGKNVVFLVIIAALMVPNQITVISNYALISQLGLRNTFPGIILPLAGVAFGTFLMRNHFLSLPPEIIEAARMDGARWWQLLVRVVLPMSGPTMVAFGIITVVNEWNEYLWPFLMSDDESVAPLPVGLTFLQQAEGITKWGPVMAVTLLAMLPILLIFIVLQRQMIKGLTSGAVKG
- a CDS encoding ABC transporter substrate-binding protein — protein: MDPVSRRRFLALASAAAAGATAGCAGMVGNGGVKSGSGPITFWSCHPGTSTAVEKELINRFQRRFPDLPVKLIDAGKDYEEVVQKFNAALIGTDVPDVVLLDDIWWFHFALSGVITPLEDLFDEVGVDTSDYVDSLLADYEFNGRHYALPYARSTPLFYYNKAVWDRVGLPDRGPRTWQEFDEWGPHLQRAVTAGNWAHGWANDTLISWTFQGPNWTFGGAYSDEWTLRFTDPATIAAGNFYRDSIHRKGYAAIANDINNEFATGIVASALASTGALVGITAAARFNFGVSPLPTGPGGAPGCPTGGAGLAIPTKLSHERKVNALKFIEFITNPRNTAYFSQRTGYLPVRKSAVDDPSEQQYLAANPRARVALDQLVHTRPQDYARVFLPGGNRIISAHLESIGLKGADVASTFAKINQQLTVILDRQIKRKLPGRG